From one Humulus lupulus chromosome 8, drHumLupu1.1, whole genome shotgun sequence genomic stretch:
- the LOC133796048 gene encoding coatomer subunit beta'-1-like → MENQALKIEKEFAQNSERVKSVDVHPTHPWILTSFYSGTVTILNHHSKTLEKSFKVTDSPVRTAKFIASKNWFVAGSDDGFIRVYNYETMEKIIEFEAHKDYIRSVVVHPNLPYLISTSDDKSIKLWDWEKGWICTQIFEGHSHYVMQVAFNPKDSNIFSTASLDGTIMTWNIGSSAPIFTLNDHLKGVNCIAYFNSGDKTYLLSGSDDFTAKVWDYETQTCVQTLKGHLHNVSALCVHPELPIVITGSEDGTVRVWHTATYTLENTLNYDLGRVWAIGCINGVNQVVFGFDNGLCIVKVIGGDSVSGQA, encoded by the exons ATG GAGAATCAAGCATTAAAAATTGAG AAAGAATTTGCTCAAAACTCTGAGAGAGTCAAATCAGTAGATGTGCATCCAACTCATCCATG GATTCTAACAAGCTTCTATTCTGGAACTGTCACTATATTGAATCACCATTCCAAA ACATTAGAAAAGTCTTTCAAAGTCACAGACTCACCAG TGAGAACAGCGAAATTCATAGCTAGCAAAAACTGGTTTGTTGCTGGATCCGACGACGGATTCATTCGTGTTTACAACTATGAAACAATGGAGAAGATCATAGAGTTCGAAGCACACAAAGACTACATAAGATCTGTGGTTGTCCATCCAAATCTACCATACTTGATATCAACATCTGATGACAAGTCTATAAAGCTTTGGGACTGGGAAAAGGGTTGGATATGCACTCAAATTTTTGAGGGACATTCCCATTATGTGATGCAAGTGGCCTTCAATCCAAAAGACTCTAATATTTTCTCTACCGCCTCGCTTGATGGAACCATTATG ACATGGAATATTGGCTCATCTGCTCCAATTTTTACCTTGAATGATCATTTGAAAGGAGTGAATTGCATTGCTTACTTCAATTCTGGCGATAAAACATACTTACTAAGTGGCTCTGATGACTTTACTGCTAAG GTATGGGACTATGAAACACAAACTTGTGTTCAAACTCTGAAAGGTCATTTGCATAATGTCTCAGCACTTTGTGTTCATCCAGAGCTTCCTATAGTAATTACAGGCTCTGAGGATGGAACTGTTCGTGTATGGCATACTGCCACTTATAC GCTAGAGAACACTCTGAATTATGATCTTGGAAGAGTTTGGGCCATTGGATGTATCAATGGAGTGAATCA GGTTGTCTTTGGTTTTGACAATGGACTTTGTATTGTCAAAGTGATTGGTGGAGATTCCGTATCAGGCCAAGCTTAG